From the genome of Actinacidiphila yeochonensis CN732, one region includes:
- a CDS encoding cobalamin B12-binding domain-containing protein has translation MGVSGPIRVVVAKPGLDGHDRGAKVIARALRDAGMEVIYTGLHQTPEQIVGTALQEDADAIGLSILSGAHMTLFARVIELLRERDAEDIKVFGGGIIPEADIAPLKELGVAEIFTPGTPTGTVVTWVNDNVGVGAA, from the coding sequence ATGGGCGTGTCCGGACCGATTCGCGTGGTTGTCGCCAAGCCGGGGCTCGACGGTCATGACCGGGGAGCGAAGGTGATCGCGCGGGCGCTGCGCGACGCCGGCATGGAGGTCATCTACACCGGCCTCCACCAGACGCCCGAACAGATCGTGGGCACCGCCCTCCAGGAGGACGCCGACGCGATCGGCCTCTCCATCCTGTCCGGCGCCCACATGACGCTCTTCGCCCGGGTGATCGAGCTGCTGCGCGAGCGGGACGCCGAGGACATCAAGGTCTTCGGCGGCGGCATCATCCCCGAGGCGGACATCGCCCCCCTCAAGGAGCTCGGCGTGGCCGAGATCTTCACCCCGGGCACGCCCACCGGCACCGTCGTCACCTGGGTGAACGACAACGTGGGGGTAGGGGCCGCCTGA
- a CDS encoding SWIM zinc finger family protein has protein sequence METETRWTADQVLGLAPDAASQKAGGKLATPAPWSGTGAAGTAVWGLCKGSGRTPYQTVVDTRGPAYRCTCPSRKFPCKHALALLLLWAEGAKGPIPAAGPAGGEPEWVAEWVAARRQKDERARQAEPGGESSRRSGPADTEAARRRAEQRAVRVEGGASELEQRLVDLLRGGLAGADRDGMRPFDETAARMVDAQAPGLAARVRELGSTAASGGDWPARMLEEAALLHLLAKGFLGREALPEPLVDTVRTRVGFTVDAAEVLAGPRVRGRWLVAARYDTADDRLTTRRVWLREEGSGQCALVLSFGAAGRAPELALPVGVVLDGEVAFHRAAVPLRVELGPHRVEAAVSDVPVGTGVGAALDAYGDALAHDPWLDAWPVLLSGVVPVPGRERWQLADAESPDAVPVVGPAPWRLAALSGGGPLTVFAELTPVGARPLTAWASPIPTPLAA, from the coding sequence ATGGAGACGGAAACGCGGTGGACCGCGGACCAAGTGCTCGGGCTCGCGCCTGACGCCGCATCGCAGAAGGCCGGCGGCAAGCTCGCCACGCCCGCGCCGTGGTCCGGCACGGGCGCCGCTGGCACGGCGGTGTGGGGGCTGTGCAAGGGCAGCGGCAGGACGCCGTACCAGACCGTCGTGGACACCCGCGGCCCCGCGTACCGCTGCACCTGCCCGAGCCGGAAGTTCCCGTGCAAGCACGCGCTGGCGCTGCTGCTGCTGTGGGCCGAAGGGGCGAAGGGGCCGATACCGGCGGCCGGTCCGGCCGGCGGGGAGCCGGAGTGGGTGGCCGAGTGGGTCGCGGCGCGGCGGCAGAAGGACGAGCGGGCGCGCCAGGCGGAGCCGGGCGGGGAGTCGTCCCGCAGGTCCGGCCCGGCCGACACCGAGGCGGCTCGACGCCGTGCCGAGCAGCGCGCGGTGCGGGTCGAGGGCGGCGCGAGCGAGCTGGAGCAGCGGCTGGTCGACCTGCTGCGCGGCGGGCTGGCCGGTGCCGACCGCGACGGGATGCGGCCGTTCGACGAGACGGCCGCGCGGATGGTGGACGCCCAGGCACCGGGCCTGGCCGCGCGGGTGCGGGAGCTCGGCTCCACGGCGGCGTCGGGCGGCGACTGGCCGGCCCGGATGCTGGAGGAGGCGGCGCTGCTGCACCTTCTGGCCAAGGGCTTCCTCGGCCGGGAGGCGCTGCCGGAGCCGCTGGTGGACACCGTCCGCACCCGGGTGGGCTTCACCGTCGACGCGGCCGAGGTACTGGCCGGCCCGCGGGTGCGCGGGCGGTGGCTGGTAGCCGCCCGCTACGACACGGCCGACGACCGGCTGACGACCCGCCGGGTGTGGCTGCGCGAGGAGGGGTCGGGCCAGTGCGCCCTGGTGCTCAGCTTCGGAGCGGCCGGCCGCGCCCCCGAACTCGCACTGCCGGTGGGCGTGGTGCTGGACGGCGAGGTGGCCTTCCACCGGGCCGCCGTGCCGCTGCGCGTCGAGCTGGGCCCGCACCGTGTCGAGGCGGCCGTCTCGGACGTGCCCGTCGGGACCGGCGTCGGGGCGGCGCTCGACGCCTACGGGGACGCGCTCGCCCACGACCCGTGGCTGGACGCCTGGCCGGTGCTGCTGAGCGGCGTCGTACCGGTGCCGGGCCGGGAGCGGTGGCAGCTGGCGGACGCGGAGAGCCCGGACGCGGTGCCGGTCGTCGGCCCGGCCCCCTGGCGGCTGGCCGCGCTCTCCGGGGGCGGGCCGCTGACCGTCTTCGCCGAACTGACGCCGGTGGGGGCGCGCCCGCTGACCGCGTGGGCGTCCCCCATACCGACGCCCCTGGCGGCGTGA
- a CDS encoding M23 family metallopeptidase, whose product MNQRHPSEYSSDYDAHAYGAYSQGHHPASGIMYADDATGSHAFVPQQPVPYDQAYDYGHAPGYGQTGTAWETGFQPAVDPYPQNAGYQQQPSYEAAASYYDTGTYAAGTLWHGDPEPRTAVQPSVPVHDMPVPEWDSGAYPAYGYGYGTGGDTGTYERVTGYVAVNGGGTAPQPGAGYDTAAGTAAYGATVYGSAATGVFDTGTFDTTAFDTGTFNPGTFNPGAFHATPFDTGTFDTGTFDTGTFSTGTFSTGTFSTGAYNSGAFGVAAPVPGSFGGPQPSDGPDAVDATGVLGTSNLLDDADDDVFGAGGHEAEVRHDFAADGSTTVHSRRRGGKRALFGVPVPSVAALSVAAVGAAAIGGVGMAQESSSNTTAGGSVKAPTTQLDRQLSGVSQDADDFAARASRSQERVDLKDRQEAAKQAAAAAAARKEALRPKFVLPVKQKGLSAYFGQSGEHWMALHTGIDFPVQVGTPVMAVTDGTVRTQWDSSYGNMAIVTAPDGTETWYCHLSSTKIRSGKVKAGTVIAYSGNTGNTTGPHLHLEVRPNGGSPIDPLKWLLAHGLDPR is encoded by the coding sequence GTGAACCAACGTCACCCGTCGGAGTACTCCTCCGACTACGACGCGCACGCGTACGGCGCCTATTCCCAGGGCCACCACCCGGCCAGCGGCATCATGTACGCGGACGACGCGACCGGCAGCCATGCCTTCGTCCCGCAGCAGCCGGTGCCCTACGACCAGGCGTACGACTACGGTCACGCGCCCGGGTACGGCCAGACCGGTACAGCGTGGGAGACCGGCTTCCAGCCGGCCGTCGACCCCTACCCGCAGAACGCCGGGTACCAGCAGCAGCCGTCCTACGAGGCTGCCGCGTCCTACTACGACACCGGCACCTACGCCGCCGGCACGCTGTGGCACGGCGACCCCGAGCCGCGGACAGCCGTCCAGCCCTCCGTACCGGTGCACGACATGCCGGTGCCCGAGTGGGACTCGGGCGCCTACCCCGCCTACGGCTACGGCTACGGAACCGGCGGCGACACCGGGACGTACGAACGGGTCACCGGGTACGTCGCGGTCAACGGCGGGGGCACGGCCCCGCAGCCCGGCGCCGGGTACGACACCGCCGCGGGCACCGCCGCGTACGGCGCCACCGTGTACGGGAGCGCCGCCACCGGCGTCTTCGACACCGGCACGTTCGACACCACCGCCTTCGACACCGGCACGTTCAACCCCGGCACGTTCAACCCCGGGGCGTTCCACGCCACCCCGTTCGACACCGGAACCTTCGACACCGGAACCTTCGACACCGGCACGTTCAGCACCGGCACGTTCAGCACCGGCACGTTCAGCACCGGTGCGTACAACAGCGGCGCGTTCGGCGTGGCGGCCCCCGTCCCCGGCTCCTTCGGCGGGCCGCAACCGTCGGACGGACCGGACGCCGTGGACGCCACGGGCGTGCTGGGCACCTCGAACCTCCTTGACGACGCCGACGACGACGTGTTCGGCGCCGGCGGCCACGAGGCGGAGGTGCGGCACGACTTCGCCGCCGACGGTTCGACGACGGTGCATAGCCGCCGCCGGGGCGGCAAGCGCGCGCTGTTCGGCGTGCCGGTACCGTCCGTGGCCGCGCTCAGCGTGGCGGCGGTGGGGGCCGCGGCGATCGGCGGTGTGGGGATGGCGCAGGAGTCCTCCTCGAACACCACCGCCGGCGGCTCCGTCAAGGCGCCCACCACCCAGCTGGACCGCCAGCTGTCGGGGGTGAGCCAGGACGCCGACGACTTCGCCGCGCGGGCCAGCCGCTCGCAGGAGCGGGTCGACCTCAAGGACCGCCAGGAGGCCGCCAAGCAGGCGGCGGCGGCCGCCGCCGCGCGCAAGGAGGCGCTGCGGCCGAAGTTCGTCCTGCCGGTCAAGCAGAAGGGGCTCAGCGCCTACTTCGGCCAGTCGGGCGAGCACTGGATGGCGCTGCACACCGGCATCGACTTCCCCGTACAGGTCGGCACGCCGGTGATGGCCGTGACCGACGGCACCGTGCGCACCCAGTGGGACAGCTCCTACGGCAACATGGCCATCGTCACGGCGCCGGACGGCACGGAGACCTGGTACTGCCACCTGAGCAGCACCAAGATCCGCTCGGGCAAGGTGAAGGCGGGCACCGTGATCGCCTACTCCGGCAACACCGGCAACACCACCGGGCCGCACCTGCACCTGGAGGTCCGCCCCAACGGCGGCTCCCCCATCGACCCGCTCAAGTGGCTGCTGGCCCACGGCCTCGACCCTCGCTGA
- a CDS encoding DUF5691 domain-containing protein has protein sequence MSVAWEELVGSALLGTERRRPPGVVGDAEEAAEALLDAAAESVLRRRAGVRPAAVAARPRKAVPDPRPLPPPAARRRLATMVADGGRGRSGGGPNLGELLPQWLAAAVGHGYAAPPELLPALLDTARARTDLRPDTLAFAGPRALWLAELNPDWRFALRAGGGGPAAAGALDDDVARGRLWEEGLFAERVALLTAMRRSTPAGALAMLMSTWRTERAEDRLMFVDALRTGLSAADEPFLEQALADRSRNVRATAAELLSALPDSALAGRMAARARACVSLGPGGITVEAPHACDAGMERDGVVAKPPAGRGERSWWLGQLADAAPLATWTERLGGHTPEEIVALPVLDDWLPDLHAAWCRAAVRQRDTAWARALLGPPPSAAAAVAPAGDPAKLLAVLPEPERAAWVARFVAANGLSDAFQMLGVCAVPWSGPLGQAVVDALDIARDGGSYPWSFSGVMGLAERCLDPTATDHVAVLGAATEEGPNGSPGAGAYWAEAFQRLAATLRLRALMLAELAGEDTP, from the coding sequence GTGAGCGTGGCGTGGGAGGAGCTGGTCGGCAGTGCGCTGCTGGGCACGGAGCGGCGCCGGCCGCCCGGGGTGGTGGGTGACGCCGAGGAGGCCGCCGAGGCGTTGCTGGACGCCGCGGCCGAGAGCGTGCTGCGGCGCCGCGCGGGGGTGCGCCCCGCCGCGGTCGCGGCCCGGCCACGGAAGGCGGTCCCCGATCCGCGGCCGCTGCCACCCCCGGCGGCCCGGCGGCGGCTGGCGACGATGGTGGCCGACGGCGGCCGGGGCCGCTCGGGTGGCGGCCCCAACCTCGGCGAGCTGCTGCCGCAGTGGTTGGCCGCGGCCGTCGGGCACGGCTACGCGGCGCCGCCGGAGCTGCTGCCGGCGCTGCTGGACACCGCGCGGGCCCGCACCGACCTGCGGCCGGACACGCTGGCCTTCGCCGGCCCGCGGGCGCTGTGGCTCGCCGAGCTCAACCCCGACTGGCGGTTCGCGCTGCGCGCGGGTGGCGGTGGCCCGGCCGCGGCCGGGGCGCTGGACGACGATGTGGCGCGCGGGCGGCTGTGGGAGGAGGGGCTGTTCGCCGAACGGGTGGCGCTGCTGACGGCGATGCGCCGCTCGACCCCGGCGGGCGCGCTGGCGATGCTCATGTCGACGTGGCGCACCGAGCGGGCCGAGGACCGGCTGATGTTCGTCGACGCCCTGCGCACCGGGCTGTCGGCGGCCGACGAGCCGTTCCTGGAGCAGGCCCTGGCCGACCGCAGCCGGAACGTGCGGGCCACGGCCGCCGAGCTGCTGTCGGCGCTCCCGGACTCCGCGCTGGCCGGGCGGATGGCCGCCCGCGCCCGCGCGTGCGTCTCGCTCGGGCCGGGCGGCATCACCGTCGAGGCGCCCCACGCCTGCGACGCGGGGATGGAGCGGGACGGGGTGGTCGCCAAGCCGCCCGCCGGCCGCGGCGAGCGGTCGTGGTGGCTGGGCCAGCTGGCGGACGCGGCGCCGCTGGCCACCTGGACCGAGCGGCTCGGCGGGCACACCCCGGAGGAGATCGTCGCGCTGCCGGTGCTCGACGACTGGCTGCCGGACCTGCACGCGGCCTGGTGCCGTGCGGCGGTGCGGCAGCGGGACACCGCGTGGGCTCGGGCGCTGCTGGGGCCGCCGCCGTCCGCGGCGGCCGCCGTCGCGCCGGCCGGCGACCCGGCGAAGCTGCTGGCGGTGCTGCCCGAGCCGGAGCGAGCCGCCTGGGTGGCCCGGTTCGTGGCGGCCAACGGCCTGTCCGACGCGTTCCAGATGCTCGGCGTCTGCGCGGTGCCGTGGAGCGGCCCGCTGGGCCAGGCGGTGGTCGACGCGCTCGACATAGCCCGCGACGGCGGCAGCTACCCGTGGAGCTTCAGCGGCGTGATGGGGCTGGCCGAACGCTGCCTCGATCCGACCGCCACCGACCACGTGGCCGTTCTGGGTGCGGCCACCGAGGAGGGGCCGAACGGGTCACCCGGCGCGGGCGCCTACTGGGCCGAGGCGTTCCAGCGGCTCGCCGCCACGCTGCGGCTGCGCGCGCTGATGCTCGCGGAGCTGGCCGGCGAGGACACGCCGTAG
- a CDS encoding ATP-binding protein: protein MTATAAATAEEPAHGSAVAPEGASASAGGGQALRAHAEEAFAAELAALAAADDRPRPARWRLSPWAVATYLMGGTLPDGTAITPKYVGPRRIIEVAVTTLATDRALLLLGVPGTAKTWVSEHLAAAVSGDSTLLVQGTAGTPEEAIRYGWNYAQLLAHGPSRDALVPSPVMRAMAEGRIARVEELTRIPADVQDTLITILSEKTLPIPELGTETQAVRGFNLIATANDRDRGVNDLSSALRRRFNTVVLPLPATAEEEVAIVSRRVDQIGRGLDLPAAPSGADEIRRVVTVFRELRAGATEDGRLKVKSPSGTLSTAEAISVVTNGLALAAHFGDGVLRAGDVAAGILGAVVRDPAADRLVWQEYLETVVREREGWKDFYRACREVTA, encoded by the coding sequence ATCACCGCAACCGCTGCCGCGACAGCCGAGGAGCCCGCGCACGGTTCCGCCGTCGCGCCCGAAGGGGCTTCCGCGTCCGCCGGCGGCGGGCAGGCCCTGCGCGCGCACGCGGAGGAAGCCTTCGCCGCCGAGCTGGCCGCGCTCGCCGCCGCCGACGACCGCCCCCGCCCGGCCCGCTGGCGGCTGTCGCCATGGGCGGTGGCCACCTACCTGATGGGCGGCACCCTGCCCGACGGCACCGCCATCACGCCCAAGTACGTCGGCCCCCGCCGCATCATCGAGGTCGCCGTCACCACCCTGGCCACCGACCGCGCGCTGCTGCTCCTCGGCGTGCCCGGCACCGCCAAGACCTGGGTCTCCGAACACCTGGCCGCCGCGGTCAGCGGGGACTCCACCCTCCTCGTGCAGGGCACCGCCGGCACCCCCGAGGAGGCCATCCGCTACGGCTGGAACTACGCGCAGCTCCTCGCGCACGGGCCCAGCCGTGACGCCCTGGTACCCAGCCCGGTGATGCGCGCCATGGCCGAGGGGCGGATCGCCCGCGTCGAGGAGCTGACCCGCATCCCGGCCGACGTGCAGGACACGCTGATCACCATCCTGTCCGAGAAGACGCTGCCGATACCGGAGCTGGGCACCGAGACGCAGGCGGTGCGCGGCTTCAACCTGATCGCCACCGCCAACGACCGCGACCGCGGGGTGAACGACCTGTCCAGCGCGCTGCGCCGACGCTTCAACACGGTGGTGCTGCCGCTGCCGGCCACCGCCGAGGAGGAGGTCGCCATCGTCAGCCGGCGCGTCGACCAGATCGGCCGCGGCCTCGACCTGCCGGCCGCGCCCAGCGGCGCCGACGAGATCCGCCGGGTCGTCACCGTCTTCCGCGAGCTGCGCGCGGGCGCCACGGAGGACGGCCGGCTCAAGGTCAAGTCGCCCTCGGGCACGCTGTCCACGGCCGAGGCGATCTCCGTGGTCACCAACGGCCTGGCGCTGGCCGCCCACTTCGGCGACGGCGTACTGCGGGCCGGGGACGTGGCGGCGGGCATCCTCGGCGCCGTCGTCCGTGACCCGGCCGCCGACCGGCTGGTCTGGCAGGAGTACCTGGAGACGGTCGTGCGCGAGCGGGAAGGGTGGAAGGACTTCTACCGCGCCTGCCGCGAGGTGACGGCATGA
- a CDS encoding AraC family transcriptional regulator, with product MSAPHRPLAGPTLLDLVHRERVTWHHHTEHQLIHPSHGVLRVTTAAGTWAVPPLRAVWVPAGVAHAHEAHGPARMRTLCFPPSATPLRTDRPTVLAVDPLLREVIVALTDEARHAARTVRQRRTLEQVALDQLSRAETLPLLLPLPLPADDRLRAVAALLHADPADPRSLAGLGAAVGASERTLSRLFRRETGMNFPQWRTQLRLHHSLTLLAAGHEVTRTAIACGYANPSAFIEAFRRAFGTTPGRYAARAAG from the coding sequence CTGAGCGCACCCCACCGGCCCCTCGCCGGTCCCACCCTCCTGGACCTGGTCCACCGGGAGCGCGTCACCTGGCACCACCACACCGAGCACCAGCTCATCCACCCCAGCCACGGCGTGCTGCGGGTCACGACGGCGGCGGGCACGTGGGCGGTACCGCCGCTGCGCGCGGTCTGGGTGCCCGCCGGGGTGGCCCACGCCCATGAGGCGCACGGTCCGGCACGGATGCGTACGTTGTGCTTCCCGCCCTCGGCCACCCCGCTGCGCACGGACCGGCCCACCGTCCTCGCGGTGGACCCGCTGCTGCGCGAGGTCATCGTCGCCCTCACCGACGAGGCGCGGCACGCGGCCAGGACCGTTCGGCAGCGGCGCACCCTCGAACAGGTGGCGCTCGACCAGCTGTCCCGGGCCGAGACGCTGCCTCTGCTGCTGCCCCTGCCGCTGCCGGCCGACGACCGGCTGCGGGCCGTGGCCGCCCTGCTGCACGCCGACCCGGCCGATCCACGGTCGCTGGCCGGACTCGGCGCGGCCGTCGGAGCGAGCGAGCGCACCCTGAGCCGCCTGTTCCGGCGCGAGACGGGCATGAACTTCCCCCAGTGGCGCACCCAGCTGCGGCTGCACCACTCGCTGACCCTGCTCGCGGCGGGGCATGAGGTCACCAGGACCGCCATCGCCTGCGGTTACGCCAACCCGAGCGCGTTCATCGAGGCGTTCCGGCGCGCCTTCGGCACGACGCCTGGACGGTACGCGGCGCGGGCGGCGGGATAG
- a CDS encoding esterase/lipase family protein yields the protein MAAHTSTQSPEAAPSPRPEPEPEPAPGGSRWEQLTHLPAALWSNHGAELARVTAIDLAVLAGHLLLYPTGILPERADGPPPDPPRTGEGPEGDRPAAVTPAFPPAGERAHPPVLLLHGFVDNRSAFALLRRSLRRHGWDRVQALNYSPLTGDIRNAAAMLGPHIEQVCAQSGHPRVDIVGHSLGGLVARYYVQRLGGDARVRTLVTMGTPHAGTRAVPALAPHPLARQMRPGSEVLRELAGPAQGCRTRFVAFWSDLDQLMIPVESARLDHPDLLVQNVKVSGIGHLSLPVHGSVAAEVRRALSGAGSLREAIDAA from the coding sequence ATGGCCGCCCATACGTCGACCCAATCGCCCGAAGCCGCGCCGAGCCCCCGGCCGGAGCCAGAGCCGGAACCCGCGCCCGGCGGCAGCCGGTGGGAGCAGCTCACCCACCTGCCGGCGGCACTGTGGAGCAACCACGGCGCCGAACTGGCCCGGGTCACCGCCATCGACCTGGCCGTCCTCGCGGGCCACCTGCTGCTCTACCCGACCGGCATCCTGCCCGAGCGGGCCGACGGCCCACCGCCGGACCCGCCGCGCACCGGCGAGGGTCCGGAAGGCGACCGGCCCGCCGCCGTCACCCCGGCCTTCCCGCCCGCCGGCGAGCGGGCGCACCCACCGGTGCTGCTGCTGCACGGCTTCGTGGACAACCGCTCGGCCTTCGCCCTGCTGCGCCGCTCGCTGCGGCGGCACGGCTGGGACCGGGTGCAGGCGCTGAACTACTCTCCGCTCACCGGCGATATCCGCAACGCGGCGGCGATGCTCGGCCCGCACATCGAGCAGGTGTGCGCCCAGTCCGGCCATCCCCGGGTCGACATCGTCGGTCACAGCCTGGGCGGCCTGGTCGCCCGGTACTACGTACAGCGCCTCGGCGGCGACGCCAGGGTGCGCACCCTGGTCACCATGGGCACCCCGCACGCGGGCACCCGGGCGGTGCCGGCCTTGGCGCCGCATCCGCTGGCCCGGCAGATGCGGCCGGGCTCCGAGGTGCTGCGGGAGCTGGCCGGGCCCGCGCAGGGCTGCCGCACCCGGTTCGTGGCCTTCTGGAGCGACCTGGACCAGCTGATGATCCCGGTGGAGTCCGCGCGACTGGACCACCCGGACCTCCTGGTGCAGAACGTCAAGGTCAGCGGGATCGGCCACCTCTCACTGCCGGTCCACGGATCGGTTGCGGCGGAGGTGCGGCGGGCCCTGAGCGGAGCCGGTTCGCTGCGCGAGGCGATCGACGCCGCATAA
- a CDS encoding MFS transporter: protein MAQLNSSAPPPAAAAAPSDTAAGTWSRMRLWGIAHAVDDLYQGLVPATVPYFVLDRHYGYVAASGLTLAATLGSSVPQPFLGVAVDRLRVGWLVGAGVALAGIGFGLSGLVPSYAATWCLIMLSGLGVAMFHPAAGKAAREAAGDSAAAMSVFAAGGSVGFFLAPVLATPALIAWGVGTTALFIPPAVLIAFVLLRHRRRQGAATVSAVRAGRDQWRPFAVLTSVEVVRSVAFFGVNTFIELYWIRDLHASRGLAGAALTCFLAGGVSGTLLGGRIADRLGMVRTVQIGGGLALPMLAGLVLTPGSVVPLLFAVLTGLTLNLPFAVLVKLGQDYLPTRPGTAAGVTLGLAVSVGGLLAPLLGLVADAHGPRGALAVLCVVPPIALGLGLFLPEPGQREVEAARPEAEAAAGDEAAPEPGTARR, encoded by the coding sequence ATGGCTCAGCTCAACTCCTCAGCCCCGCCCCCGGCCGCCGCCGCGGCGCCGTCGGACACCGCCGCCGGCACCTGGTCCCGCATGCGCCTGTGGGGCATCGCCCACGCCGTCGACGACCTCTACCAGGGCCTGGTCCCCGCCACCGTGCCCTACTTCGTGCTGGACCGGCACTACGGCTATGTCGCCGCCTCCGGCCTCACCCTTGCCGCCACCCTCGGCAGCTCCGTGCCGCAGCCCTTCCTCGGCGTGGCGGTCGACCGGCTGCGGGTCGGCTGGCTGGTCGGCGCGGGCGTGGCACTGGCCGGGATCGGCTTCGGCCTGTCCGGCCTGGTGCCCTCGTACGCCGCCACCTGGTGCCTGATCATGCTCTCCGGACTCGGCGTGGCGATGTTCCACCCGGCCGCGGGCAAGGCCGCGCGGGAGGCGGCCGGCGACAGCGCCGCGGCGATGAGCGTGTTCGCCGCGGGCGGCAGCGTCGGCTTCTTTCTGGCCCCGGTACTGGCCACGCCGGCCCTGATCGCCTGGGGGGTGGGGACCACGGCCCTCTTCATCCCGCCGGCGGTGCTGATCGCCTTCGTGCTGCTGCGGCACCGGCGCCGCCAAGGGGCGGCCACCGTGTCCGCCGTCCGCGCCGGGCGTGACCAGTGGCGGCCGTTCGCGGTGCTCACCTCCGTGGAAGTGGTGCGCTCGGTGGCGTTCTTCGGGGTCAACACCTTCATCGAGCTGTACTGGATCCGCGACCTGCACGCCTCCCGCGGACTGGCCGGAGCCGCCCTCACCTGCTTCCTGGCGGGCGGTGTCAGCGGCACCCTGCTGGGCGGGCGGATCGCCGACCGGCTGGGGATGGTGCGCACGGTGCAGATCGGCGGCGGCCTCGCGCTGCCGATGCTCGCCGGACTGGTCCTGACGCCCGGCAGCGTCGTGCCGCTGCTCTTCGCGGTCCTCACCGGACTGACGCTGAACCTGCCCTTCGCGGTGCTCGTCAAGCTCGGCCAGGACTACCTGCCGACCCGGCCGGGTACGGCGGCGGGCGTGACCCTCGGCCTCGCGGTGAGTGTCGGCGGCCTGCTCGCACCGCTGCTCGGGCTGGTGGCCGACGCCCACGGGCCGCGCGGCGCCCTCGCGGTGCTCTGCGTGGTGCCGCCGATCGCCCTCGGGCTGGGGCTGTTCCTGCCCGAGCCGGGGCAGCGGGAGGTGGAGGCGGCGCGGCCGGAGGCGGAGGCGGCCGCCGGAGACGAAGCCGCGCCCGAGCCGGGGACGGCCCGCCGCTGA